One region of Camelus bactrianus isolate YW-2024 breed Bactrian camel chromosome 20, ASM4877302v1, whole genome shotgun sequence genomic DNA includes:
- the DDR1 gene encoding epithelial discoidin domain-containing receptor 1 isoform X2 translates to MGPGALSSLLLLLLLLAGPGESDMKGHFDPAKCRYALGMQDRTIPDGDISASSSWSDSTAARHSRLESSDGDGAWCPAGPVFPKEEEYLQVDLRRLHLVALVGTQGRHAGGLGKEFSPSYRLRYSRDGHRWMDWRDRWGQEVILGNEDPGGVVLKDLGPPMVARLVRFYPRADRVMSVCLRVELYGCLWKDGLLSYTAPVGQTMYLSEAVYLNDSTYDGHTTHTVGGLQYGGLGQLADGVVGLDDFRKSQELRVWPGYDYVGWSNHSFPGGYVEMEFEFDRLRAFQAMQVHCNNMHTLGARLPGGVECRFKRGPAMAWEGEPMRHALGGSLGDPRARAVSVPLGGRVGRFLQCRFLFAGPWLLFSEISFISDVVNDSSLALGGTFPPAPWWPPGPPPTNFSSLELEPRGQQPVAKAEGSPTAILIGCLVAIILLLLLIIALMLWRLHWRRLLSKAERRVLEEELTVHLSVPGDTILINNRPGPREPPPYQEPRPRGNPPHSAPSVPNGSACSGDYMEPEKPGAPLLPPPPQNSVPHYAEADIVTLQGVTGGNTYAVPALPPGAAGDGPPRVDFPRSRLRFKEKLGEGQFGEVHLCEIDSPQDLVSLDFPLNVRKGHPLLVAVKILRPDATKNARNDFLKEVKIMSRLKDPNIIRLLGVCVQDDPLCMITDYMENGDLNQFLSAHQLEDKAAEGAGDGETAQGPTISYPMLLHVAAQIASGMRYLATLNFVHRDLATRNCLVGENFTIKIADFGMSRNLYAGDYYRVQGRAVLPIRWMAWECILMGKFTTASDVWAFGVTLWEVLMLCRAQPFGQLTDEQVIENAGEFFRDQGRQVYLSRPPACPLGLYELMLRCWSREAEQRPPFSQLHRFLAEDALNTV, encoded by the exons ATGGGGCCAGGGGCCCTCTCATctctactgctgctgctgctgctcttggCGGGACCTGGAGAATCTGACATGAAGGGACATTTTGATCCTG CCAAGTGCCGCTATGCCCTGGGCATGCAGGACCGGACCATCCCGGATGGTGACATCTCTGCCTCCAGCTCTTGGTCAGATTCCACTGCTGCTCGCCACAGCAG GCTGGAGAGCAGTGATGGAGATGGGGCATGGTGCCCTGCAGGGCCGGTGTTTCCCAAGGAGGAGGAGTACCTGCAGGTGGACCTGCGGCGGCTGCACCTGGTGGCACTGGTGGGCACCCAGGGGCGGCATGCAGGGGGCCTGGGCAAGGAGTTCTCTCCCAGCTACCGGCTGCGTTACTCCCGGGATGGCCACCGCTGGATGGACTGGAGGGACCGCTGgggccaggag GTGATCTTAGGTAACGAGGATCCTGGGGGAGTGGTGCTGAAGGACCTTGGGCCCCCCATGGTGGCCCGACTGGTTCGCTTCTACCCCCGGGCAGACCGGGTGATGAGCGTCTGTCTGCGGGTGGAGCTCTATGGCTGCCTCTGGAAGG atGGACTCCTGTCTTACACAGCCCCTGTGGGGCAGACGATGTACTTATCTGAGGCCGTGTATCTCAACGACTCCACCTACGATGGCCACACCACACACACGGTTGGCGG GCTGCAGTACGGGGGTCTGGGCCAGCTGGCAGATGGCGTGGTGGGGCTGGATGACTTCAGGAAGAGCCAGGAGTTGCGGGTCTGGCCTGGCTATGACTACGTGGGATGGAGCAATCACAGTTTCCCCGGTGGCTATGTGGAGATGGAGTTTGAGTTTGACCGGCTGAGGGCCTTCCAGGCCATGCAG gtCCACTGCAACAACATGCACACGCTGGGAGCCCGCCTGCCTGGTGGGGTGGAGTGTCGCTTCAAGCGGGGCCCTGCCATGGCCTGGGAGGGGGAACCCATGCGGCATGCCCTAGGGGGCAGCCTGGGGGACCCCAGAGCCCGGGCCGTGTCAGTACCCCTGGGCGGCCGCGTGGGCCGCTTTCTGCAATGCCGCTTCCTGTTTGCTGGGCCGTGGTTACTCTTCAGCGAGATCTCCTTCATCTCTG atgTTGTGAATGACTCCTCCCTGGCTCTGGGGGGCACTTTCCCACCCGCCCCCTGGTGGCCACCCGGCCCACCTCCCACCAACTTCAGCAGCTTGG AGCTGGAGCCCAGGGGCCAGCAGCCCGTGGCCAAGGCCGAGGGGAGCCCAACTGCCATCCTCATCGGCTGCCTGGTGGCTAtcatcctgctgctgctgctgatcaTCGCCCTCATGCTGTGGCGGCTACACTGGCGCAGGCTCCTCAGCAAG GCTGAGCGGCGGGTATTAGAAGAGGAGCTGACGGttcacctctctgtccctggggaCACCATCCTCATCAACAACCGCCCAGGTCCTCGAGAGCCACCCCCTTACCAGGAGCCCCGACCTCGTGGGAATCCGCCCCACTCTGCTCCCAGTGTCCCTAACGGCTCTG cCTGCAGTGGGGACTATATGGAGCCTGAGAAGCCGGGTGCCCCgcttctgcccccacctccccagaacAGCGTCCCCCATTATGCCGAGGCTGACATTGTCACCCTGCAGGGCGTCACCGGGGGCAACACCTATGCTGTGCCTGCGCTGCCCCCAGGGGCGGCTGGGGATGGGCCCCCCAGAGTGGATTTCCCTCGGTCGCGGCTCCGGTTCAAGGAGAAGCTTGGCGAGGGCCAGTTTGGGGAG GTCCACCTGTGTGAGATAGATAGCCCTCAAGACCTGGTCAGTCTTGATTTCCCCCTCAATGTGCGCAAGGGACACCCGTTGCTGGTAGCTGTCAAGATCCTACGGCCAGATGCCACCAAGAATGCCAG GAATGATTTCCTGAAGGAGGTGAAGATCATGTCCAGGCTAAAGGACCCAAACATCATCCGGCTCCTGGGCGTGTGTGTGCAGGACGACCCCCTCTGCATGATCACAGATTACATGGAGAACGGTGACCTCAACCAGTTCCTCAGCGCCCACCAGCTAGAGGACAAGGcggcagagggggctggggatggggagacTGCCCAGGGGCCCACCATCAG CTACCCGATGTTGCTGCACGTGGCAGCCCAGATTGCCTCGGGCATGCGCTATCTGGCCACACTCAATTTTGTGCATCGGGACCTGGCTACGAGGAACTGCCTGGTTGGGGAAAACTTCACCATCAAAATCGCTGACTTTGGCATGAGCCGGAACCTCTATGCCGGGGACTATTACCGTGTGCAAGGCCGGGCGGTGCTGCCCATCCGGTGGATGGCCTGGGAGTGCATCCTCATG GGGAAGTTCACGACCGCAAGTGATGTGTGGGCCTTCGGGGtgaccctgtgggaggtgctgaTGCTCTGCAGGGCCCAGCCCTTTGGGCAGCTCACCGATGAGCAAGTCATCGAGAATGCAGGAGAGTTCTTCCGGGACCAGGGCCGGCAG GTGTacctgtcccggcccccagccTGCCCGCTGGGCCTGTATGAGCTGATGCTTCGGTGCTGGAGCCGGGAGGCTGAGCAGCGACCA
- the DDR1 gene encoding epithelial discoidin domain-containing receptor 1 isoform X1: MGPGALSSLLLLLLLLAGPGESDMKGHFDPAKCRYALGMQDRTIPDGDISASSSWSDSTAARHSRLESSDGDGAWCPAGPVFPKEEEYLQVDLRRLHLVALVGTQGRHAGGLGKEFSPSYRLRYSRDGHRWMDWRDRWGQEVILGNEDPGGVVLKDLGPPMVARLVRFYPRADRVMSVCLRVELYGCLWKDGLLSYTAPVGQTMYLSEAVYLNDSTYDGHTTHTVGGLQYGGLGQLADGVVGLDDFRKSQELRVWPGYDYVGWSNHSFPGGYVEMEFEFDRLRAFQAMQVHCNNMHTLGARLPGGVECRFKRGPAMAWEGEPMRHALGGSLGDPRARAVSVPLGGRVGRFLQCRFLFAGPWLLFSEISFISDVVNDSSLALGGTFPPAPWWPPGPPPTNFSSLELEPRGQQPVAKAEGSPTAILIGCLVAIILLLLLIIALMLWRLHWRRLLSKAERRVLEEELTVHLSVPGDTILINNRPGPREPPPYQEPRPRGNPPHSAPSVPNGSALLLSNPAYRLLLATYARPSRGPGPPTPAWAKPTNTQACSGDYMEPEKPGAPLLPPPPQNSVPHYAEADIVTLQGVTGGNTYAVPALPPGAAGDGPPRVDFPRSRLRFKEKLGEGQFGEVHLCEIDSPQDLVSLDFPLNVRKGHPLLVAVKILRPDATKNARNDFLKEVKIMSRLKDPNIIRLLGVCVQDDPLCMITDYMENGDLNQFLSAHQLEDKAAEGAGDGETAQGPTISYPMLLHVAAQIASGMRYLATLNFVHRDLATRNCLVGENFTIKIADFGMSRNLYAGDYYRVQGRAVLPIRWMAWECILMGKFTTASDVWAFGVTLWEVLMLCRAQPFGQLTDEQVIENAGEFFRDQGRQVYLSRPPACPLGLYELMLRCWSREAEQRPPFSQLHRFLAEDALNTV, from the exons ATGGGGCCAGGGGCCCTCTCATctctactgctgctgctgctgctcttggCGGGACCTGGAGAATCTGACATGAAGGGACATTTTGATCCTG CCAAGTGCCGCTATGCCCTGGGCATGCAGGACCGGACCATCCCGGATGGTGACATCTCTGCCTCCAGCTCTTGGTCAGATTCCACTGCTGCTCGCCACAGCAG GCTGGAGAGCAGTGATGGAGATGGGGCATGGTGCCCTGCAGGGCCGGTGTTTCCCAAGGAGGAGGAGTACCTGCAGGTGGACCTGCGGCGGCTGCACCTGGTGGCACTGGTGGGCACCCAGGGGCGGCATGCAGGGGGCCTGGGCAAGGAGTTCTCTCCCAGCTACCGGCTGCGTTACTCCCGGGATGGCCACCGCTGGATGGACTGGAGGGACCGCTGgggccaggag GTGATCTTAGGTAACGAGGATCCTGGGGGAGTGGTGCTGAAGGACCTTGGGCCCCCCATGGTGGCCCGACTGGTTCGCTTCTACCCCCGGGCAGACCGGGTGATGAGCGTCTGTCTGCGGGTGGAGCTCTATGGCTGCCTCTGGAAGG atGGACTCCTGTCTTACACAGCCCCTGTGGGGCAGACGATGTACTTATCTGAGGCCGTGTATCTCAACGACTCCACCTACGATGGCCACACCACACACACGGTTGGCGG GCTGCAGTACGGGGGTCTGGGCCAGCTGGCAGATGGCGTGGTGGGGCTGGATGACTTCAGGAAGAGCCAGGAGTTGCGGGTCTGGCCTGGCTATGACTACGTGGGATGGAGCAATCACAGTTTCCCCGGTGGCTATGTGGAGATGGAGTTTGAGTTTGACCGGCTGAGGGCCTTCCAGGCCATGCAG gtCCACTGCAACAACATGCACACGCTGGGAGCCCGCCTGCCTGGTGGGGTGGAGTGTCGCTTCAAGCGGGGCCCTGCCATGGCCTGGGAGGGGGAACCCATGCGGCATGCCCTAGGGGGCAGCCTGGGGGACCCCAGAGCCCGGGCCGTGTCAGTACCCCTGGGCGGCCGCGTGGGCCGCTTTCTGCAATGCCGCTTCCTGTTTGCTGGGCCGTGGTTACTCTTCAGCGAGATCTCCTTCATCTCTG atgTTGTGAATGACTCCTCCCTGGCTCTGGGGGGCACTTTCCCACCCGCCCCCTGGTGGCCACCCGGCCCACCTCCCACCAACTTCAGCAGCTTGG AGCTGGAGCCCAGGGGCCAGCAGCCCGTGGCCAAGGCCGAGGGGAGCCCAACTGCCATCCTCATCGGCTGCCTGGTGGCTAtcatcctgctgctgctgctgatcaTCGCCCTCATGCTGTGGCGGCTACACTGGCGCAGGCTCCTCAGCAAG GCTGAGCGGCGGGTATTAGAAGAGGAGCTGACGGttcacctctctgtccctggggaCACCATCCTCATCAACAACCGCCCAGGTCCTCGAGAGCCACCCCCTTACCAGGAGCCCCGACCTCGTGGGAATCCGCCCCACTCTGCTCCCAGTGTCCCTAACGGCTCTG CGTTGCTGCTCTCCAATCCGGCCTACCGCCTCCTTCTGGCCACTTACGCCCGCCCCTCTCGAGGCCCGGGCCCCCCCACACCCGCCTGGGCCAAACCCACCAACACCCAGG cCTGCAGTGGGGACTATATGGAGCCTGAGAAGCCGGGTGCCCCgcttctgcccccacctccccagaacAGCGTCCCCCATTATGCCGAGGCTGACATTGTCACCCTGCAGGGCGTCACCGGGGGCAACACCTATGCTGTGCCTGCGCTGCCCCCAGGGGCGGCTGGGGATGGGCCCCCCAGAGTGGATTTCCCTCGGTCGCGGCTCCGGTTCAAGGAGAAGCTTGGCGAGGGCCAGTTTGGGGAG GTCCACCTGTGTGAGATAGATAGCCCTCAAGACCTGGTCAGTCTTGATTTCCCCCTCAATGTGCGCAAGGGACACCCGTTGCTGGTAGCTGTCAAGATCCTACGGCCAGATGCCACCAAGAATGCCAG GAATGATTTCCTGAAGGAGGTGAAGATCATGTCCAGGCTAAAGGACCCAAACATCATCCGGCTCCTGGGCGTGTGTGTGCAGGACGACCCCCTCTGCATGATCACAGATTACATGGAGAACGGTGACCTCAACCAGTTCCTCAGCGCCCACCAGCTAGAGGACAAGGcggcagagggggctggggatggggagacTGCCCAGGGGCCCACCATCAG CTACCCGATGTTGCTGCACGTGGCAGCCCAGATTGCCTCGGGCATGCGCTATCTGGCCACACTCAATTTTGTGCATCGGGACCTGGCTACGAGGAACTGCCTGGTTGGGGAAAACTTCACCATCAAAATCGCTGACTTTGGCATGAGCCGGAACCTCTATGCCGGGGACTATTACCGTGTGCAAGGCCGGGCGGTGCTGCCCATCCGGTGGATGGCCTGGGAGTGCATCCTCATG GGGAAGTTCACGACCGCAAGTGATGTGTGGGCCTTCGGGGtgaccctgtgggaggtgctgaTGCTCTGCAGGGCCCAGCCCTTTGGGCAGCTCACCGATGAGCAAGTCATCGAGAATGCAGGAGAGTTCTTCCGGGACCAGGGCCGGCAG GTGTacctgtcccggcccccagccTGCCCGCTGGGCCTGTATGAGCTGATGCTTCGGTGCTGGAGCCGGGAGGCTGAGCAGCGACCA
- the DDR1 gene encoding epithelial discoidin domain-containing receptor 1 isoform X3 produces the protein MGPGALSSLLLLLLLLAGPGESDMKGHFDPAKCRYALGMQDRTIPDGDISASSSWSDSTAARHSRLESSDGDGAWCPAGPVFPKEEEYLQVDLRRLHLVALVGTQGRHAGGLGKEFSPSYRLRYSRDGHRWMDWRDRWGQEVILGNEDPGGVVLKDLGPPMVARLVRFYPRADRVMSVCLRVELYGCLWKDGLLSYTAPVGQTMYLSEAVYLNDSTYDGHTTHTVGGLQYGGLGQLADGVVGLDDFRKSQELRVWPGYDYVGWSNHSFPGGYVEMEFEFDRLRAFQAMQVHCNNMHTLGARLPGGVECRFKRGPAMAWEGEPMRHALGGSLGDPRARAVSVPLGGRVGRFLQCRFLFAGPWLLFSEISFISDVVNDSSLALGGTFPPAPWWPPGPPPTNFSSLELEPRGQQPVAKAEGSPTAILIGCLVAIILLLLLIIALMLWRLHWRRLLSKAERRVLEEELTVHLSVPGDTILINNRPGPREPPPYQEPRPRGNPPHSAPSVPNGSALLLSNPAYRLLLATYARPSRGPGPPTPAWAKPTNTQACSGDYMEPEKPGAPLLPPPPQNSVPHYAEADIVTLQGVTGGNTYAVPALPPGAAGDGPPRVDFPRSRLRFKEKLGEGQFGEVHLCEIDSPQDLVSLDFPLNVRKGHPLLVAVKILRPDATKNARNDFLKEVKIMSRLKDPNIIRLLGVCVQDDPLCMITDYMENGDLNQFLSAHQLEDKAAEGAGDGETAQGPTISYPMLLHVAAQIASGMRYLATLNFVHRDLATRNCLVGENFTIKIADFGMSRNLYAGDYYRVQGRAVLPIRWMAWECILMVYLSRPPACPLGLYELMLRCWSREAEQRPPFSQLHRFLAEDALNTV, from the exons ATGGGGCCAGGGGCCCTCTCATctctactgctgctgctgctgctcttggCGGGACCTGGAGAATCTGACATGAAGGGACATTTTGATCCTG CCAAGTGCCGCTATGCCCTGGGCATGCAGGACCGGACCATCCCGGATGGTGACATCTCTGCCTCCAGCTCTTGGTCAGATTCCACTGCTGCTCGCCACAGCAG GCTGGAGAGCAGTGATGGAGATGGGGCATGGTGCCCTGCAGGGCCGGTGTTTCCCAAGGAGGAGGAGTACCTGCAGGTGGACCTGCGGCGGCTGCACCTGGTGGCACTGGTGGGCACCCAGGGGCGGCATGCAGGGGGCCTGGGCAAGGAGTTCTCTCCCAGCTACCGGCTGCGTTACTCCCGGGATGGCCACCGCTGGATGGACTGGAGGGACCGCTGgggccaggag GTGATCTTAGGTAACGAGGATCCTGGGGGAGTGGTGCTGAAGGACCTTGGGCCCCCCATGGTGGCCCGACTGGTTCGCTTCTACCCCCGGGCAGACCGGGTGATGAGCGTCTGTCTGCGGGTGGAGCTCTATGGCTGCCTCTGGAAGG atGGACTCCTGTCTTACACAGCCCCTGTGGGGCAGACGATGTACTTATCTGAGGCCGTGTATCTCAACGACTCCACCTACGATGGCCACACCACACACACGGTTGGCGG GCTGCAGTACGGGGGTCTGGGCCAGCTGGCAGATGGCGTGGTGGGGCTGGATGACTTCAGGAAGAGCCAGGAGTTGCGGGTCTGGCCTGGCTATGACTACGTGGGATGGAGCAATCACAGTTTCCCCGGTGGCTATGTGGAGATGGAGTTTGAGTTTGACCGGCTGAGGGCCTTCCAGGCCATGCAG gtCCACTGCAACAACATGCACACGCTGGGAGCCCGCCTGCCTGGTGGGGTGGAGTGTCGCTTCAAGCGGGGCCCTGCCATGGCCTGGGAGGGGGAACCCATGCGGCATGCCCTAGGGGGCAGCCTGGGGGACCCCAGAGCCCGGGCCGTGTCAGTACCCCTGGGCGGCCGCGTGGGCCGCTTTCTGCAATGCCGCTTCCTGTTTGCTGGGCCGTGGTTACTCTTCAGCGAGATCTCCTTCATCTCTG atgTTGTGAATGACTCCTCCCTGGCTCTGGGGGGCACTTTCCCACCCGCCCCCTGGTGGCCACCCGGCCCACCTCCCACCAACTTCAGCAGCTTGG AGCTGGAGCCCAGGGGCCAGCAGCCCGTGGCCAAGGCCGAGGGGAGCCCAACTGCCATCCTCATCGGCTGCCTGGTGGCTAtcatcctgctgctgctgctgatcaTCGCCCTCATGCTGTGGCGGCTACACTGGCGCAGGCTCCTCAGCAAG GCTGAGCGGCGGGTATTAGAAGAGGAGCTGACGGttcacctctctgtccctggggaCACCATCCTCATCAACAACCGCCCAGGTCCTCGAGAGCCACCCCCTTACCAGGAGCCCCGACCTCGTGGGAATCCGCCCCACTCTGCTCCCAGTGTCCCTAACGGCTCTG CGTTGCTGCTCTCCAATCCGGCCTACCGCCTCCTTCTGGCCACTTACGCCCGCCCCTCTCGAGGCCCGGGCCCCCCCACACCCGCCTGGGCCAAACCCACCAACACCCAGG cCTGCAGTGGGGACTATATGGAGCCTGAGAAGCCGGGTGCCCCgcttctgcccccacctccccagaacAGCGTCCCCCATTATGCCGAGGCTGACATTGTCACCCTGCAGGGCGTCACCGGGGGCAACACCTATGCTGTGCCTGCGCTGCCCCCAGGGGCGGCTGGGGATGGGCCCCCCAGAGTGGATTTCCCTCGGTCGCGGCTCCGGTTCAAGGAGAAGCTTGGCGAGGGCCAGTTTGGGGAG GTCCACCTGTGTGAGATAGATAGCCCTCAAGACCTGGTCAGTCTTGATTTCCCCCTCAATGTGCGCAAGGGACACCCGTTGCTGGTAGCTGTCAAGATCCTACGGCCAGATGCCACCAAGAATGCCAG GAATGATTTCCTGAAGGAGGTGAAGATCATGTCCAGGCTAAAGGACCCAAACATCATCCGGCTCCTGGGCGTGTGTGTGCAGGACGACCCCCTCTGCATGATCACAGATTACATGGAGAACGGTGACCTCAACCAGTTCCTCAGCGCCCACCAGCTAGAGGACAAGGcggcagagggggctggggatggggagacTGCCCAGGGGCCCACCATCAG CTACCCGATGTTGCTGCACGTGGCAGCCCAGATTGCCTCGGGCATGCGCTATCTGGCCACACTCAATTTTGTGCATCGGGACCTGGCTACGAGGAACTGCCTGGTTGGGGAAAACTTCACCATCAAAATCGCTGACTTTGGCATGAGCCGGAACCTCTATGCCGGGGACTATTACCGTGTGCAAGGCCGGGCGGTGCTGCCCATCCGGTGGATGGCCTGGGAGTGCATCCTCATG GTGTacctgtcccggcccccagccTGCCCGCTGGGCCTGTATGAGCTGATGCTTCGGTGCTGGAGCCGGGAGGCTGAGCAGCGACCA